One stretch of Camelus bactrianus isolate YW-2024 breed Bactrian camel chromosome 21, ASM4877302v1, whole genome shotgun sequence DNA includes these proteins:
- the JTB gene encoding protein JTB has translation MPAGAGRHGPPQGRHLCWLLCAFTLKLCQAEAPVREEKLSVSTSNLPCWLVEEFVVAEECAPCSNFQAKTTPECGSTGYVEKITCSSSKRNEFKSCRSALMEQHLFWKFEGAVVSVALVFACLVIVRHRQLDRKALEKVRKQIESI, from the exons ATGCCTGCGGGCGCGGGGAGGCATGGCCCCCCCCAGGGCCGCCACCTCTGCTGGTTGCTCTGCGCTTTCACTTTAAAGCTCTG CCAAGCAGAGGCTCCCGTGCGGGAGGAGAAGCTGTCAG TGAGCACCTCAAATTTGCCGTGCTGGCTGGTGGAAGAATTTGTGGTGGCAGAAGAGTGTGCTCCGTGTTCTAACTTCCAGGCT AAAACCACCCCTGAGTGTGGTTCCACAGGGTATGTGGAGAAAATCACATGCAGCTCATCTAAGAGGAACGAGTTCAAAAG CTGCCGTTCAGCTCTGATGGAACAACACTTATTCTGGAAATTTGAAGGGGCTGTTGTGAGTGTGGCCTTGGTCTTTGCTTGCCTTGTCATCGTTCGTCACCGACAGCTGGACAGAAAGGCTCTGGAAAAGGTCCGGAAGCAAATTGAGTCCATATAG
- the SLC39A1 gene encoding zinc transporter ZIP1, giving the protein MGPWGEPELLVWRPEAVASEPPVPVGLEVKLGALVLLLVLTLICSLVPICVLRRPGANAEASASRQKALSLVSCFAGGVFLATCLLDLLPDYLAAIDEALAALHVTLQFPLQEFILAMGFFLVLVMEQITLAYKEQSGPPPREEMRALLGTTNGGPQHCHDGPGVPQPGGTPAAPSALRACVLVFSLALHSVFEGLAVGLQRDRARAMELCLALLLHKGILAVSLSLRLLQSHLRAQVVAGCGILFSCMTPLGIGLGAALAESAGPLHQLAQSVLEGMAAGTFLYITFLEILPQELATSEQRILKVILLLTGFALLTGLLFIQV; this is encoded by the exons ATGGGGCCCTGGGGAGAGCCAGAGCTCCTGGTGTGGCGCCCCGAGGCAGTGGCCTCGGAGCCCCCGGTGCCCGTGGGACTGGAGGTGAAGTTGGGGGCCCTGGTGCTTTTGCTGGTGCTCACTCTCATCTGCAGTCTGGTGCCCATCTGTGTGCTGCGCCGGCCCGGAGCTAACGCTGAAGCCTCAG CCTCCCGCCAAAAAGCCCTGAGCCTAGTAAGCTGCTTTGCGGGTGGTGTCTTTCTGGCCACATGTCTCCTAGACCTGCTGCCTGACTACCTGGCTGCCATAGATGAGGCTCTGGCGGCCCTGCACGTGACG CTCCAGTTTCCCCTACAAGAGTTCATCCTGGCCATGGGCTTCTTCCTGGTCCTGGTGATGGAGCAGATCACACTGGCTTACAAAGAGCAGTCGGGACCACCACCTCGAGAGGAGATGAGGGCTTTGCTGGGAACAACGAACGGTGGGCCACAGCACTGCCATGATGGACCGGGGGTCCCACAGCCAGGTGGAACCCCTGCAGCGCCCTCAGCTTTGCGTGCCTGTGTACTGGTCTTCTCCCTGGCCCTGCATTCAGTATTCGAGGGCCTGGCGGTGGGGCTGCAGCGAGACCGGGCTCGGGCCATGGAGCTGTGCCTGGCTTTGCTGCTCCACAAGGGTATCTTGGCAGTTAGCTTGTCCCTGCGGCTGCTGCAGAGCCACCTGCGAGCACAGGTGGTGGCTGGCTGTGGGATCCTCTTCTCGTGCATGACACCTCTGGGCATTGGGCTGGGGGCAGCTCTGGCAGAGTCGGCTGGGCCACTGCACCAGCTGGCCCAGTCTGTGCTGGAGGGCATGGCGGCTGGCACCTTTCTGTATATCACCTTCCTGGAAATCCTGCCCCAGGAGCTGGCCACTTCCGAGCAGAGGATCCTCAAGGTCATTCTGCTCCTAACAGGCTTTGCCTTGCTCACTGGGCTACTCTTCATCCAAGTCTAG
- the CREB3L4 gene encoding cyclic AMP-responsive element-binding protein 3-like protein 4 isoform X2 has translation MDFRTPDLLDVWLEPPEDVFSTGSFLELGLSLPPEGPVTRLQEQGLQGWESSGGHGCGLQESESEDFLKLFIDPNEVYCSEASPGSDSGISEDPGHPDSPPAPKPPSSPALYEVVYETGALERMQEEAGTAVGFISIQLDQWSPPFMVPDACVVSELPADAHAHILPRAGTVNPVPPAALLPCPTLFLTDEEKRLLGQEGVSLPSHLPLTKAEERVLKKVRRKIRNKQSAQDSRRRKKEYIDGLESRVAACSAQNQELQKKVHELERHNISLVTQLRQLQMLIVQTSNKAAQTSTCVLILLFSLALIILPSFSPFQGLPEAGPEDYQPHGVISRNILTHKDMTENLENPVVESRLEGPPGAKGANGSTQTLLEKEGRAGPNRHIRTVLHADEM, from the exons ATGGATTTCAGAACCCCTGACCTGCTGGATGTGTGGCTGGAGCCCCCAGAAGATGTCTTCTCAACAGGATCCTTCCTGGAGCTGGGACTCTCTCTACCTCCAGAGGGCCCAGTAACTAGGCTGCAAGAACAGGGGCTGCAAGGCTGGGAGTCCAGTGGGGGCCATGGCTGT GGTCTTCAAGAGAGTGAGTCTGAAGATTTCCTGAAGCTTTTCATTGATCCCAATGAAGTGTACTGCTCAGAAGCATCTCCTGGCAGTGACAGTGGAATCTCTGAGGATCCTGGCCATCCAGACAGTCCCCCTGCCCCGAAGCCACCCAGTTCCCCTGCCCTCTATGAGGTTGTCTATGAGACAGGAGCCCTGGAGAGGATGCAGGAGGAAGCTGGGACAGCTGTAGGGTTCATTTCCATCCAACTAG ATCAATGGAGCCCACCATTTATGGTGCCTGATGCCTGCGTGGTCAGTGAGCTACCTGCTGACGCTCATGCGCACATCCTGCCCAGAGCGGGCACTGTAAACCCAGTGCCTCCTGCAGCCCTG CTGCCCTGTCCAACCTTGTTCCTGACAGATGAGGAGAAGCGTCTGCTGGGACAGGAAGGGGTTTCCCTACCCTCTCACCTGCCCCTCACTAAG gcagaggagagggTCCTCAAGAAGGTCAGGAGGAAAATTCGTAACAAGCAGTCAGCTCAGGACAGTCGGCGACGGAAGAAAGAGTACATCGATGGACTGGAGAGCAG GGTGGCTGCCTGTTCTGCACAGAACCAGGAACTACAGAAGAAAGTCCACGAGCTGGAGAGACACAACAT CTCCCTGGTGACTCAGCTCCGCCAGCTGCAGATGCTTATTGTTCAAACTTCCAACAAAGCTGCCCAGACTAGCACTTGTGTTCTG atccttcttttctccttggcTCTCATCATCCTGCCCAGTTTCAGCCCCTTTCAGGGCCTACCAGAAGCTGGGCCTGAGGATTACCAGCCTCATGGAG TGATTTCCAGAAACATCCTGACTCACAAGGACATGACAGAAAATCTGGAGAACCCAGTGGTAGAGTCTAGATTGGAGGGGCCACCTGGGGCCAAGGGTGCAAATGGCTCAACACAGACACTGCttgagaaggaagggagggcagggcccAACAGACACATCAGAACTGTGCTGCACGCAGATGAGATGTGA
- the CREB3L4 gene encoding cyclic AMP-responsive element-binding protein 3-like protein 4 isoform X1 yields the protein MDFRTPDLLDVWLEPPEDVFSTGSFLELGLSLPPEGPVTRLQEQGLQGWESSGGHGCGLQESESEDFLKLFIDPNEVYCSEASPGSDSGISEDPGHPDSPPAPKPPSSPALYEVVYETGALERMQEEAGTAVGFISIQLDQWSPPFMVPDACVVSELPADAHAHILPRAGTVNPVPPAALLPCPTLFLTDEEKRLLGQEGVSLPSHLPLTKAEERVLKKVRRKIRNKQSAQDSRRRKKEYIDGLESRVAACSAQNQELQKKVHELERHNISLVTQLRQLQMLIVQTSNKAAQTSTCVLILLFSLALIILPSFSPFQGLPEAGPEDYQPHGGERQRQEGILFSRVVKRWEGDPVLSRIPQPRDHYTTALFLHPTVISRNILTHKDMTENLENPVVESRLEGPPGAKGANGSTQTLLEKEGRAGPNRHIRTVLHADEM from the exons ATGGATTTCAGAACCCCTGACCTGCTGGATGTGTGGCTGGAGCCCCCAGAAGATGTCTTCTCAACAGGATCCTTCCTGGAGCTGGGACTCTCTCTACCTCCAGAGGGCCCAGTAACTAGGCTGCAAGAACAGGGGCTGCAAGGCTGGGAGTCCAGTGGGGGCCATGGCTGT GGTCTTCAAGAGAGTGAGTCTGAAGATTTCCTGAAGCTTTTCATTGATCCCAATGAAGTGTACTGCTCAGAAGCATCTCCTGGCAGTGACAGTGGAATCTCTGAGGATCCTGGCCATCCAGACAGTCCCCCTGCCCCGAAGCCACCCAGTTCCCCTGCCCTCTATGAGGTTGTCTATGAGACAGGAGCCCTGGAGAGGATGCAGGAGGAAGCTGGGACAGCTGTAGGGTTCATTTCCATCCAACTAG ATCAATGGAGCCCACCATTTATGGTGCCTGATGCCTGCGTGGTCAGTGAGCTACCTGCTGACGCTCATGCGCACATCCTGCCCAGAGCGGGCACTGTAAACCCAGTGCCTCCTGCAGCCCTG CTGCCCTGTCCAACCTTGTTCCTGACAGATGAGGAGAAGCGTCTGCTGGGACAGGAAGGGGTTTCCCTACCCTCTCACCTGCCCCTCACTAAG gcagaggagagggTCCTCAAGAAGGTCAGGAGGAAAATTCGTAACAAGCAGTCAGCTCAGGACAGTCGGCGACGGAAGAAAGAGTACATCGATGGACTGGAGAGCAG GGTGGCTGCCTGTTCTGCACAGAACCAGGAACTACAGAAGAAAGTCCACGAGCTGGAGAGACACAACAT CTCCCTGGTGACTCAGCTCCGCCAGCTGCAGATGCTTATTGTTCAAACTTCCAACAAAGCTGCCCAGACTAGCACTTGTGTTCTG atccttcttttctccttggcTCTCATCATCCTGCCCAGTTTCAGCCCCTTTCAGGGCCTACCAGAAGCTGGGCCTGAGGATTACCAGCCTCATGGAGGTGAGAGGCAAAGGCAGGAAGGGATTCTGTTTTCCAGGGTAGTCAAGAGGTGGGAGGGAGATCCTGTTCTGTCTAGGATCCCCCAACCAAGGGACCACTATACTACTGCCCTTTTCCTTCACCCCACAGTGATTTCCAGAAACATCCTGACTCACAAGGACATGACAGAAAATCTGGAGAACCCAGTGGTAGAGTCTAGATTGGAGGGGCCACCTGGGGCCAAGGGTGCAAATGGCTCAACACAGACACTGCttgagaaggaagggagggcagggcccAACAGACACATCAGAACTGTGCTGCACGCAGATGAGATGTGA